From the Lactuca sativa cultivar Salinas chromosome 9, Lsat_Salinas_v11, whole genome shotgun sequence genome, the window GTGGTGACTTTTGGAGGTTCTTCAGTCTTCGCCCCCACATCAGATGTGTTGATGTTGATAGAAGAATCTATGGTTGAAGTGATGATAGGTGTAGAGGTGATTGTTGCGTTGGAGAAAATAGGTGGTGGTAATGGGGCGGTAGTGATTGGAGTAGAAATGACAGGTGGTAGTGGAGCAATAGTGGAAACTAGTGGTGTTGAAGATGGGGGTGGAGGAGCAACAGTGACCTGAAAGGTTGTCTTgggtggagatggagggggtgttGGAACAGAGTCATTAACAAGATCCACAGGAGTTGGAGACCGAGGAGGTGTATTACCCCTATGTGAACCTTTATGTTGCCCTTCATCATCATCACCTACAGACTGCTCATCCTTCGGGCCTGAATGTGAAGGTGAAGAAGTGAGGTTTCTGCGAGCCATTTTCTTGATTTTCTTAGTAGCAGAGGAATCACCCTTGTCAGCTTTTCTTTTCTTTGACTTAGAGGGTTTAGAAGAGGGCTCTTCGGTTGCTTCTTTCTTATCAAAAACTTTCTTTCCTCATTTAGCCGGTTTTTCCACCTTGTCTAAGGCAGCTTGCATCTCTGGAGTTAATTGTCGTGGAGTCATCGGAGGAAGCAATTTGTACTCAGAGATGAGTTTACTTTCCTGAGAGACAGACTGGTACATAGATTCCGAAATAGACCCTTTGTGCAAAAACTTGGTTGGATCAGCGACGATGATGTTTTTGGTATGAAAGGATGAAATTGAGGAAAGTAGAGAGTCCTTCATGACTAGAACATTGAGGGAGGTTATTGCCCTTTGAGTGACAATGGTCCAAAAGCAACCACAAGAAATCTCAGAATGCTTGGTTGAGGAGGACCAACTCTGCACCAGTTGGGACCAGATTAAAGACCCATAGCAGATTGAATCCGTTGTAGATAACGTATAGGATCGTCATGAAGCATTTGTTTGATCCATCAGAGCCACCAACACGCTCAGCTAACCCCTTGTGAAGAAGGGTGGGCaacccattccactgtggaggtaagcatgatttcttgaacttggtgaaGGTGGTAAGGACCTCAGTGTATTCCATCTCATAGAACATCTTGAACATTTGAGTTGTAGTGATGAAGTTTGGGGAGATGACTGAGGCGTCTACTACAAGCCCTAGAAGAGAGCAAAAACATCCTTTGGAAATCGAAGCTTTGTGAGTATGAATCTAAAAGTAGATGCGCTCTTTGATTTTGTCTTAATGGGCTGTGGATTATACTTGAGATAGGAGTGacatgggaacaaattccacttGAGTTAGAGCGATTACGAGAGGAGAATACTTGAGCACTCCACAACTTGAAGCATATAATGATCATACAAGAATGGAGTCATCTGAATGATCATATTTTGGTTGGGCTTGATCGAAAGCAGGGATGATGATGCAGTTTGATCCTGAAttgatgaagaatccgccattgtcgAGCTTTGTGAAGAAGATAAACAGTTGAACGTTGCCTGTAATAATTAAGAGAGTTTTAAGGAAGGTAATAAGATGGGACAATGTCACAATTTCTTTATATACAGTTCCCTGGAGAGAGAAAAGATCTTGTTATAATGATGATACGATCTCTGAAAAGGCACCTGGAAAGTAGGGATGTGAGAGTTTGGTTTTCCCAGATATACGTCAGCAGGCGTGATATTAGGAGCTATTTCAAATTCACGCACCCTTATCCAAAAATACGTTTGAACTTCTCATCTGATCAACAACATCATGAAAATTCATAATCAACACATTCAGGAGTGGTGGAAAATCATAAAGATTCTCGTGCATtagtgtgccaaagaaaaagaaataaagcgatAAGTGTATGGGAGGTGAGTGATGTCAAGTATGACATAAAGCtgaggatcccgggcacgaatctcttccttcaaagtcaatagagACTTGACGTGATTGTATGGTTTCCCGTGAGAATACGATCAACtgtttgttaagaaacattgaaaggcttctttctAAACATAAGCTTTAGAGGGTAGCTAAACTTCAACCGAAATTCGATGCTTAACATAAGACTGAACGTTGGAAGAAGtccttgtgagaccaatgtgttCTGTTGAATAAGTAGGTGGGATACGTGGGAAGTAGTAGAATGTagaatagaaatctcaaaaacaaaaactaaactggatcttttgggaagaaatgtcttggttttagacaatttcataaagatcacacaagaaaataaaataagACTTCTTTAGGTAACAAGTCAAAGCTTGAATATtaaaattcaccgtcaattctataaaggtgttgaattttgggtttcacttagcgcgTGGTGTACGCatccaagatcataaacacagagtttgtgtaaccataaaccttagtggttatgtttgagagtctcaagggttacatttatgaaatgatatgtgaTGGAGAAATTTTTAGAGGAGGGGGTAAAAGAACCGTAAGTACCTCTGCTAAATAAGATTTACAAAGCAGAACTCTCCTTAGTCATTTGAGAGGAGAAAGGTAGCTCAGGACGGTGAATTtagcagcctgattgggaagaaccGATAGGTAGAATcagttcattaaggcttcacttaTAGTCACTGAGGCTTCAGtctacatgcagcagcatgcttctagggaagCTTAACTAGTTCAAGATAAGAAAGTCATACCTGCCTCACACCAACTTTTGTAGTTACGAAATGCCCGACACCAAGAGAATGGACCAGAAAGAAGCGAACCATGTACacaaacaaaataaacaaaacaaaaaaatcttttaaaaaaatatttttggattttggagttttctgaaaagtaagaaaaacagaaaaagaaaatatttttggatttttgaagttttttgaaaagtaagaaaaacagaaaaagaaaataatgTAGCACAAGACacaaaaaatagttaaaagaatAAGCAtaatatacaaccgaaaccttatcttaAAAGAATGAAGCAAAATAAGccaagcgttcggttcatttcgattCCAAAAGTTCCAGAGccgaaatggaccgagcgttcggttcatttatGTTCCCGAAAATTATGGAGCCGAAATAGactgagcgttcggttcatttcggttcccgaaaaatTCGGACCCGAAATAGACTGAGCGGTCGCTCTATTTTGCTTGTCTAATTTTTAGTGAGAGATAtgaggattcggtaccgactcGGCTCCCATCATtcccaaaacttgtaaaattctattgaagcttgcttcaggtaaggctttggtgaatatgtcagccagttgatcagaggACCGAAAGAAATGTACTTCCACGTTCCCTTCTTCAACATGGtccttgataaaatgatatcttagtgcaatgtgcttggtctttaagtgttgcactggattgtgacatattcgtattgcactttcagagtcgcaataaaGAGGTATCTTCTTCATATTTAGTCCATAGTCTCTTAACTGGCTTTGTATCCATATTACTTGTGAGGTGCATGAGGCAGCAACAATATACTCAACTTCGGCTGTTGAAAGGGACACACAAGTTTGCTTTCTTGACTGCCCGctaacaagttttccatcaagaaattggcatccaccagttgtgctctttcggtCCAGACCGCATCCACCCAGATCAGTGTCAAAAAAGGCTTGAACAAAAAACCTGACTTTGCTGGGTACCAGAGACTGAGCGCTTCAAATAGCgaaaaatattctttactgccGCCATGTGAGGTTATCTTGGAttggcttgaaacctggcacaataacagacagagaacataatatctggtctactGGCAGTTAGATACATGAGTGATCCAATCATCTGTCGATAGAGAGTTATATCGACTGCAGGTTTTTACAGAGATGATGTTAGcttagtgccaaatgccataggaaccttcaccttTGAGTCACccttcattccaaatttttcTAATGgattcttcgtgtaagcttcctggttaataaagatgcctttcggtccctgtctaatgttcaatccaaggaaaaagttaataggacccattgcgctcacttcaaatttagtctccatcagcttccgAAATTCaattgttaagctaggattcgtggagccgaagatgatatcatcgacataaatctgaacaatcatAAAATGTTCGCCTTcttttttgcgaaagaaggttgggtcaacagaACCTTGCTTAAATTTAGACATTGTTAGAAAacgagttagtgtttcataccaggcccttggcgcttgcttcagtccatacaTAGCTTTATCCAATACATAGCAATGATCAAGGTATTTCTTATTGATGAACCcgggtggttgctcaacatacactgtttcttctagttctcaatTGAGGAATGCACATTtcacatcaatttgaaaaacttcgaagtttttatgagcagcatatGCTAGAAAGATTCGAACCGATTCTAatctagctacaggagcgaaggtcttctcatagtctattccttcttcttgacaatatccttttaccaccAGACGAGCGTTATTCCTAATAACATTGccttctttatccatcttgttcctaaagacccacttCAATCCTACCATAGACACATCCTTTGGAGTGGGTATTAGTCTCCAAACTCGATTGcgttcaaactcatggagttcatcttgcattgcctgcACCCAATCAGCATGATCAAGTGCAGTATTAACCGTCTTTGATTAAATTTtggagacaaacgaattaaacatgcaaaattcaatgtgagagaataatgcagtttgttttgCTTTCTGTTGAGAACGTGTAAGAACGCGTTCAGATGATTCTCCTATTATTTGTGATTTGGGATGATCTTTAGTCCACTTGGTTAGAGGAGGGTAGTTAGGTTCATAGGTAGGATCCAAATTTGCATTTACCTCTACTTCAGATTCTGGTCGATCATCTTTGTCATTTGGATTTTCATCCTCCCCCTCAGATGATGAAGTGGTTTCCTTGTTAGGTTCAGGATCCTCCCCCTCGGTTGGAGTTGGATCCTCCCCGTCGGTTGTAGTTGGATTCTCTTGCTCGGTTGGAGTTGGATTCTCTTGCTCAGTTGGAGTTGGATTCTCTTGCTTGGTTGAATGAGATACAAATGAGCTCTCCACCTTGAATACTGTGATGTTATTTGGAGGTTTTTCAGAGGGCTGATCATTATCTTGGTTTGTAGGATCCTTTGCCATGTCTTTCGCAGCATCTTCGATAATCTTTTTAGATGGTCGATTTTGTTGTCGGCTGTATTCGCCTCTGAGTGTGTAGCTTTTTCTAGTTCATCAAATAACCTCATATATTCTTCGAACAAATTTGAAAttggaaccgagacttgtccTGATTCAGGAAAAATTTCCCCTGTGGCACTTTCTTTTGGTTGAGCTTTCTTTATGTAGAGGTCATCAAAGgttacataataggtttcttcaatacgTTTGGAGTGTTTATTCAAAACGCTAtaagcctttgaagtgagtgaataGCTCAGAAAGATTCCCTCATCTACTTTAACATGGAACTTGTTGCGGTTCTCTTTAGAGTTAAgaatgaagcaccttgaaccgaacacgtgaaagaatctgacgttgggctttctgttgttcagAATCTCATACGGAGTAATTGAgaatcgcttgttgagtaaaGATCTGTTTTGAGTATAACAAGCAGTGGCAACAGCATCCGCTCAGAAGTATAATGGGAGGGAAGCGAAGGTCAGCATGGTTCTGGTTGCTTCACAAAGGGAACGGTTCCATCTTTCAGCGATTCCATTCTGatgtggagtatagggagcagaAAAGTTATGAGATACTCCCTTATCGGCCATAAAGTCTTCAAactctttattcttgaattcaagtctGTTGTCGCTTTTGATGTTTCTTACCACTTTTTGTAGCTGCAGTTCCacttgcttgatgaacatctttaacTTGGGAGTAGCTTCTGATttcaccaatgctttcgatagccgaaggtccacataaatcatTATGCAGAAGTTCAAGAGCTTCAATGATCTTGGTGTTGATAAATGTAGGATAGCTCTTTCGGCTTTGTTTGCCCTTCTCAAAGGCTGCACATAGGTGTTCCTTGTCAAATTTGAGCAGAGGGAGGCCTCGAACATGATCTCCAAGCACTAACTTATTAATTTCTTTGAAGTTTAGATGAGATAATCGTCGGTGCCATAACTAGCTTTCATCAGAATTAGCCTTAAACAACAGGCATATAGCCGGTTTCCCTTTAATTGGACTCAGATTAAGGGggtacatttcaccctttcgttcAGATCTTAAAAAGACTCTTTTTGATTGTTTTTCAATGATTTatgagccttcatcatcaaaggaGACTTTCAGTCCTGTTCCCACAACCAATTGAGATACACTTATGTggttgtgctgcaatccttcaacatatgccactTTTCGAATTGTGAAATCTCTGTTGGTTATCATTCCATAACCTTTGATCGTACCATaagagttgttgccatactttacacatccaccatccttaaaggaccgaaactccctcaattcttcctttctccctgtcatgtgacgtgagcagcaaCTGTCTATATACCACtcatcatcgaactgctcgtcattGATAACCTGCAAAtcaagtagatttaggaacccaaagtttcttgggcccAAGTAAGTCTTTTACAGAGAAGGGAATAACAACAGAAAGATCAACTaaataagttctttttattaaagttgtttcatctttccttttaatggtgtacactttaattttttttatcttgtttaaactTTAGTGTTTCAGATGATGTAATGTTAGATGGTTTTGAAATGTTCTTTTGAGTTGTGGGTTTTTCAGAATTTTTCGTATTATTTATGTTAGTGTTAGAGTcaagctttccctttcctttagCGTCCTTTGTCGAATGAGTCTGTTGAGGACATGGAGTATAACCGAAACCTGAATTTCGGTTCTCATACTTGGTAGAAGAACCGAAACTTGAAGTTCGGTTCCGATTTGAATATGTACTGAAGTTGGGCTTGTTGTTTCGTGAATAATAAGATTTTGGACCGAAACTAGAGTTCTGTTTGTTTTTGAATTTGTCACTTCCTTTGACATTTGTTTCTTTCTTAGTAGGGATGTGGTTAGGGTTCTAAGACTGCCAAAACCTTTTTCTCTCACTCAGATTTTTCATGTATCTCCGGTTTCTTTCCCATTTATGTTCAGCCAGTTGCTTTTGAGATTTATGAATATTAAAGCTTGACTGCTGCTTCTTCTTTTGAGTTTTGGTTGAATTATGTGATAAATTCAAGGTTTTCTTCGATTCTTTCGGTTTCTTTCCTATTTATTCCGGTATCTCTTTGGTTCCACTAGTGCTTGGTTTGTCAAAGCTTGAGGGTTTGTTGATTGGTTCTGCTACATATCTGCCCTTAACCCTCCATGAGGTTTGTTCTGACAAACCGACGGTCTCATCTGCATTAtcgataggagcagaccagaaatagttatCATACCCTTCAAAAttgtctttatcaaccaggaTTTTTATTTCCGTTGTTTGTTTTTCCATTTACTCCTGTAGCTgcataaacctgatttggcacGACTAAAACTTTCTGATAAACCACCGCTTTCTCTTTGAGTTTCTTGGACTTGTCATTCGACAAGCGAGCatactcaacagagttttcagataTAAGGGGTTCCTCTTTCTCGGTTTCACTCTTTAGGAACTCAGAATAATCAACTACATCTTCCACTAATATTTCGCTCAACTCACTTTCCTCATCGAATTCTGATGTGTTTTCGACATTTATTTTATGATCTGAACAAAGTTTGGCATGTGACGAGTCAAATGTTCATATAGTGCCAGACTTAATTTTCAACCTATTATTTTCATCCAACAGATTTTTAAGCATACTTttgtgttctttggagttgaTAAAGGTATcaattttgtctagtccataTTTGTAAGTGACTGAAATTTCGTCAAAGGACATTATTGATTCACATTCAGCAATaacttcatcctccttaaattcaaggaatggtaaaatcatattATGAAGCTTTTTCCGTTTTTCACAATCTAGATGAAGTTGAGTTATGTTAGCGTATAAgcattttgcaattaaacaaaaaacatttcgttgtttcaaaaactttaaattgtctctttgcaaataaataatcTCATCACTAGCCCTAGCTAACTCTTGCTCCTTCAGCTGTATCCATGctctcctttcctcactcttggaagactccctgctgagttgatcagttaggttagaatttgctaGTCGGgtttgcatgagactaccacttaagttggaaaatttaaattttagtttgTTAAGTTCTTCTTCATAATTAGTGACAggaactttcaatgattctaggatggattgtacctttttgatcaaacgATCGCAGTCATTGATCGTTTCGCTCATAGGCTTGAATGCAAAAAACTTGTCTCTTTTCAGATTCGACTCCTTATCCTTACCTTTGGTTGGTGTTTCTGCAGATACCATCAGGCACTTCCCAGCTGAACTGCTGACTCCCTCTCTGGCCACATATGCTCTACCATGGGAGGGTTTTCTTACTTCTTCATCtttagagtcggttgaccagacttcaactccaccgaactcatcattgtCCAAATtctcctgcacaattaaagcattcattgaactatttgttgctttctttttctttatttcatCCAACTTTTGCAGGTAAtaggcttcatcatcttcaccgtCCTTTTTGTCAGCCATCTTTCTCAGCATATAGtccttggcaaagtggttcttgccatGACAGTAATTGGAATTGTATCCAAAATCTCCTACTAACTTGTTTTCTTTCTTATCATCATCCTTTTGAGTGACGTTCTTCAGTTCTTCTTTCACCTTCTCTGAGCTGTAGcttccttgccagtttcggttcttctTGGCAGGGAATTTTCTTCTTGCAAAGTTCTTAATATTGGAGACCATCATTGCACATTCTTCGCTTATAAGATCACACTCAGACaaatatgaatcatcttcttcttccgtcACATTCTTTCCTTTTGAGATAAGGGCTAAAGAGCCCATGCTAGACACAACCTTTGCTTCTTTTGTTACTATGCTTTCATGGGGTTTTAGGATTCCCATCAGTTTTTCCAGCGAGtaagacttgaactgttcatgagcctTTACAGTTGAGACCACTGCCATCCACTCAGGACTTAGGCCATTCAAAAATGTGACTTTCTGTTCAATCTCCTTtctttcaataccatgcttcatcATCTTGCTGAGCAGATGATTGTAACGATCAAACGTCTGAAGAAAAGTCTCCTCAGGTTTTTGAGCAAAGGCACCGAACTCAGAGAGCAACAAGGTTTgtattgagtgctccagatcttcatcggtTGAATACAGTTCTTTCAGTCTATCCTATATCTCCTTTGTAGTAGAGCAAGAACTGACCAGACGGAAGGTGTTTGCTTGTAGGGAAAATCGGATCATCCTTAAAGCTTTGAGATTGCATATCaacttatctttttcatcttgtggtATCTTTTCAACTTCCACTAAAAGCTGATTATATTTCTTTTGCGTCTTTATTGTCCTGTTTGTTCCAGAATGGATGAATGGACTGATCGTaatggcttcccagatgagatagccattatcttcatatccaatcacgtaatcttcaaagtgatgtgcccatacttcgtagtcttgagtgtagagaatagGAGCCCTTGTAGTGGATCCAATGATGTTTACGATGTTAATAGGATTGGCTTGAGAGTCGTCGTGTGACATGATGAGCTTGTTTTTCGGATCTGCTAGAAGCAGACTTGTAatctaaagattagggtttttatcAAACACTAGACCTGGTTGTCAACTTAAAGTAGAGGATCTTTATATAgttgataaaagcggaaaccctaaagaatTCTTCACACATAAGAGATGCGTATGAgtaacacagtctcctgctctgataccaattgttggaataATATTCTTTAATGATCGATAGATTCAAGCAGAAAAACAATAAATGAAACaataaagaacacaagaatggtttgaatgatgtcgaatgattaaactttgacacctcagaagagctcgattaagaacttcgactgtagaggtgtttagggttacaatgcaAAAGATAATCAATGACTAGCGTACTAAGGCACAATGCACTATATATGATACGTAACCCTAATCTATAATcacggttggataggcccaatACCGGATATACAAAAGAATAGCCCATGACACAACACATAATACACAACAATATCTACATACATAAAATGTATAACATaacttagagagagagtgagagatatAGCCCACTTTGTCAGTTAGTGAAGACTGACTGTCCTATTTTCATCAACTCTGCCATTGATGCATTTTAGATCCATCTTCTTTTCTCTTAGGCctactcatacatatatacaaGTGGATTAATAGTTTTCTTTGCTTATTAAGAGATTAATGACTCTTATTGTCAAAATGAGCACTTAATGAATCAAAACTCTATCTTTTATTCTACTTCTAAATTTAATCCAATTAATGAATTAAGCATCCTATTCTACTCAATTCATCATGATCTAACATCTAATGCATCAATTCAACATAACCActagttagggtttcaaaccctaactTAACACATATAAATTTCACCTTTGAAATCTCACATAAATTTTGTTCAAAGCTTCTAACTCAATTCCATATATCACTATTAAAGCCATACAAGCTTAACGATGGAGAAGATGATTACCTTAGGGTCTTTTGATCTTCATTCCTTTCCTCTAACACCTTTGGTTGCCTCTTGATCACCCTGAATCCTTAAAACCGTTGGAGTTACCTTCTCTAAGTAATGGGGAGAGTTTTTGGCGTGAATGAAGACTGGTTAGGGTTTTACCTGTGCGACACTGCATTGCGCTGGGTTTTTTACCACGCCGTGGTGGCCATTTGAAATTAGTTAATAGTAGATCACTTTCACCACTACATTGTGGCAATCATCTTGGCGCATTGCGACACCTGGAGATCAACAAAGTGAATTGGTGATTGCATTCCAACTTTGAGGACAACTCCCCTCAACTTCTAACGTACAAAACTTCTTCATTTTTAACccgttttctatgatctttatatccaagAGAATGTGGGAGTGTACTCTACAAATCTGTTAAATCATTTCTCACCAATTTAATACGAGTTTTAATATGTTAAGTCACCAATTTGGCCTAAAACATAAAATTTCTCATTTTACCCTTTAGGACAAAATGCATATTCTCATTTATTATTTCTCTTGAACTTACTCATCTAACCTATTCTAAGTGACTTCAACTTATTTTGGCCATTTCCATGACCTAACAACTTCCTATCTCATCTTTTTTCTCATAAATAACTATTTTGCCCTTTTGGTCAATATTTGAATAAAAGTCAAATCTGTCTAAATTTTGGGTTCTTACAATACCTGCATAAAACAATTAGTCACGATAATTTTTGAATAAATAAATCAGAATAAATATTAATTACCATCGAGTTGGTCGGCACCATGACTTCCACCGAATGGATGTGGTGGGTCCTCACCACCGTCCTTGTGGTTTGACAAAATTGAGAGAACAAATAGATCTGATGTGCAGgcacaaggtttgaaaactcaaaccttgagtgaatgcttaagatcaatgtctgcttgctaaGAAATGTTCTAATCAAGCTTGGATAGACCAGTCAAGTCTAAGTTAaaatattcaacaaatgatcatgtcataaatgaagaatgAGACTAAAAGATCAATGTAAAATTAATAAATGAGGAACAAAAAGAATGTTTGAAAGAGAATTAAAGTAACTTAGTAAATACCAAGAGTGAGTGAATGATCCATCGTTCGACTTTGCATTGAaagctcctttaaataggagtgTAGGATACATTGAACAAACTTAGAGACTAACATAGAACTAGACAaaagagaagttcccgacattCTGATGGTCTAACTTTACAAAAAGACTAAGTACTATGAAGTTTCAGATCAATACAAAGAAAAATTTCATTAATTCCATAACAACAAAATATTCATTCCGAATCAGCACACATTCCGGACATGATGACTATTCTGGAATGCCTTCACTTCTAAACATCTCATCTTCTACTCTTTAGGTCTGGACAAATTCCAGACCACTCTCCTCTTCGGAACATATACACTCTTCGTAATTGGCATTGGAACTTAGGATTtgtagaggttcactttcaggatccaacaatctccccctaagtaATCTTATCAATCCAGTCATTTTATATATCTTCATCTTTGATGAAAGTGTAGGCTCGGAATAGCCATTCTCTGACTTCGATGTACCTGGATAGTTGACTTACAAAATTCGCTTTGACCTGTTTTGGAGCTTCAAATTTGTTTTCCTTTCTGGTTCTGTAGACAAACCCGAGAACCGGGTCATCGATTGGACCGTCTGCAAGTAGTTCAGCTTTCGGaagaaaaaaaatcgattttcacaACGAAGTCTTCAGTTCCGTATAGGTGTGCTAACTCATAGTCGCATCTGCAAAATTCCACAacatatgtaacgacccaaaaatcacgactaaaaatttcttttaaaacattactaaaactggatttataaaacgtatcataagtcaaacataactttcgagtattaaattcaaaacataatatcattatcagagtcaaacattcccaggctaactgactatggtgtgtgctctgcaatcttcccgagctcctcttttgaaaaccgagtacctgaaaccaaaactgaaaaccgtaagcacgaagcttagtgagctcccccaatctacaacATACttcacaaaaacatataaagcacatattgggccttgcccactgcatcgaaccgaagtccggactaactggggccttgccccctgcatcggaccgaagtccggaatctgactgggaccttgtcccctgcatcggaccgaagtccgggctaactggggccttgcccccctgcatcggaccgaagtccggaactaattgcatcagaccgaagtccggaactgactgcatcggaccgaagtccggaactgactgggaccgtgtcccctgcatcggaccgaagtccgggctaactgaacagaacataacataaacatatcaactagcatgaacacacgtatactgcatactacatcgggccgtagcccggaacacataacacataaatcctgtctgagccacgaaggcatcaaacatactaactacttcATCAGATcaaatccgaaaactactgctagctaaacgggccggcattgtggccttagacccgttcctactggaaggaaact encodes:
- the LOC111905599 gene encoding classical arabinogalactan protein 9-like, encoding MARRNLTSSPSHSGPKDEQSVGDDDEGQHKGSHRGNTPPRSPTPVDLVNDSVPTPPPSPPKTTFQVTVAPPPPSSTPLVSTIAPLPPVISTPITTAPLPPPIFSNATITSTPIITSTIDSSININTSDVGAKTEEPPKVTTEPPSPTPSSDSNPILRGADFEFDSTYYSPYQIPTMNQYKKSIDKCTVAIDDSTSLCKRASSDVKDLIHDSKVFLDSLKGHADSNAAKLT